A genomic segment from Flavobacterium litorale encodes:
- a CDS encoding ribose-phosphate pyrophosphokinase, whose protein sequence is MSYVEPEAKIFACSQSVYLAEKMAESYGVELGKITFSTYSDGEFQPSFEESIRGLRVFLVCSTFPNSDNLMELLLMIDAAKRASARHITAVIPYFGWARQDRKDKPRVPIGAKLVAKLLESAGATRIMTMDLHADQIQGFFEKPVDHLFASTIFLPHVRSLNLENLTIASPDMGGSKRAYAYSKFLSSDVVICYKHRKAANVVEKMELIGEVKGRNVILVDDMIDTGGTLTKAADLMIEKGALSVRAICTHAILSGDAYEKIEKSKLSELIVTDTIPLKKQSGKIRVITCADLFAEVMHKVHLNNSISGKFLM, encoded by the coding sequence ATGTCATACGTAGAGCCTGAAGCAAAGATATTTGCATGTTCTCAAAGTGTGTACCTAGCCGAAAAAATGGCGGAGAGCTATGGTGTTGAGCTAGGTAAAATTACGTTCTCTACTTACAGCGATGGCGAGTTTCAGCCTTCATTTGAAGAATCAATCAGAGGGTTACGCGTATTTTTAGTATGCTCAACCTTTCCGAATTCGGATAATTTAATGGAGCTGTTATTAATGATAGACGCTGCTAAAAGAGCTTCGGCAAGACACATAACGGCTGTTATACCTTACTTTGGTTGGGCACGACAGGACAGAAAAGATAAACCAAGAGTTCCGATAGGGGCTAAATTAGTGGCTAAGCTACTGGAATCGGCAGGTGCAACTCGAATTATGACAATGGATTTGCATGCTGACCAAATACAAGGATTCTTTGAAAAACCAGTAGACCACTTGTTTGCGTCAACAATATTCCTACCGCATGTTAGGAGTTTAAATTTGGAGAACTTAACCATTGCTTCTCCAGACATGGGTGGTTCTAAAAGAGCATACGCGTACTCTAAGTTTTTAAGTAGTGATGTAGTAATTTGCTACAAGCACCGTAAAGCTGCCAACGTTGTAGAGAAAATGGAGCTTATTGGCGAAGTTAAAGGGCGCAACGTAATATTGGTAGACGATATGATTGACACAGGAGGTACGCTAACTAAAGCTGCCGACTTAATGATAGAAAAGGGAGCACTTAGTGTTAGAGCTATATGTACGCACGCCATATTATCGGGCGATGCTTACGAGAAAATAGAGAAATCGAAACTATCGGAACTTATTGTCACCGATACTATACCGTTAAAGAAACAGAGTGGCAAAATACGCGTAATAACATGCGCTGATTTGTTTGCCGAGGTAATGCACAAAGTACACCTTAACAACTCTATAAGCGGTAAATTTTTAATGTAA
- a CDS encoding 50S ribosomal protein L25/general stress protein Ctc, with amino-acid sequence MKSITINGSERESVGKAATRTARNAGMVPCVLYGGEQPVHFTAEEKAFKNLVYTPEAHTVVIDLAGKTYNAVMQDVQFHPVTDRILHMDFYQLHDDKEITMEVPVKVTGTSPGVLGGGVLRLNQRKLKVRALPANLPDFVEANISELEMGNKLYVTKIDTNNFKLLHPDNTVVAQVRISRAAMKAAQEAAKAEKAAGKK; translated from the coding sequence ATGAAATCAATTACGATCAACGGATCTGAAAGAGAAAGCGTAGGTAAGGCGGCAACGCGTACCGCACGTAATGCTGGAATGGTTCCTTGCGTGTTATACGGAGGAGAACAGCCAGTACATTTTACTGCAGAAGAAAAGGCTTTTAAAAACCTTGTTTACACCCCAGAAGCACACACTGTAGTAATTGACCTTGCAGGGAAAACCTACAATGCTGTTATGCAAGATGTACAGTTTCATCCTGTAACAGACAGAATACTTCACATGGATTTTTATCAGCTACATGATGATAAAGAAATTACTATGGAAGTACCTGTAAAAGTAACAGGAACATCTCCTGGTGTACTTGGTGGTGGTGTACTTCGTCTAAACCAACGTAAACTTAAAGTGAGAGCATTACCTGCTAACCTACCTGATTTTGTAGAGGCTAACATCTCTGAACTTGAAATGGGTAACAAGTTATATGTAACTAAAATAGATACAAATAACTTTAAGTTACTTCATCCAGATAATACTGTGGTAGCACAAGTAAGAATATCTCGTGCTGCAATGAAAGCTGCGCAAGAGGCTGCAAAAGCAGAAAAAGCAGCAGGAAAGAAATAA
- a CDS encoding acyl-CoA carboxylase subunit beta, with product MEDKIKILNDKIAQAHLGGGKKRIEKQHAKKKLTARERVEYLMDEGSFEEMGMLVTHRTTDFGMEKEQYYGDGVITGYGTINGRLVYVFAQDFTVFGGALSETHAEKICKVMDMAVRNGAPMIGLNDSGGARIQEGVRSLGGYADIFYRNVQSSGVIPQISAIMGPCAGGAVYSPAMTDFTMMVENTSYMFVTGPNVVKTVTNETVTSEELGGASTHATKSGVAHTTSANDVACLEDIKTLLSYLPQNNKETAPKLGFEFKDEIRESLSNIIPDSANKPYDMHEVISGIIDEDSFYEIHKDFAENIIVGFSRIGGRSVGIVANQPMYLAGVLDVNSSTKAARFTRFCDAFNIPLLVLVDVPGFLPGTNQEWNGIITHGAKLLYALSEATVPRVTVITRKAYGGAYDVMNSKHIGADMNFAWPTAEIAVMGAKGASEIIFKREISEAEDSEAKLLEKEAEYADKFANPYRAAQRGFVDEVILPKDTRKKLIKAFSMLEHKAVVRPDRKHGNIPL from the coding sequence ATGGAAGACAAAATAAAAATATTAAACGATAAAATTGCTCAGGCACATTTAGGCGGAGGCAAAAAACGAATAGAAAAACAACACGCCAAAAAGAAACTTACCGCACGCGAGCGTGTGGAGTACTTAATGGACGAAGGTTCTTTTGAAGAAATGGGTATGCTGGTTACCCACCGTACTACCGATTTTGGCATGGAAAAAGAGCAGTACTATGGCGACGGTGTTATTACAGGCTATGGTACCATTAATGGCAGATTGGTGTATGTTTTTGCCCAAGATTTTACAGTATTTGGAGGTGCATTATCCGAAACGCATGCCGAAAAAATTTGTAAAGTAATGGATATGGCTGTCCGTAATGGTGCGCCTATGATAGGACTTAACGATTCGGGTGGTGCACGTATTCAGGAAGGTGTACGCTCATTGGGCGGTTATGCTGATATTTTTTACCGTAACGTACAGAGCAGTGGCGTAATACCACAAATCTCGGCTATTATGGGTCCTTGTGCAGGTGGCGCAGTATACTCGCCTGCCATGACGGATTTTACCATGATGGTAGAGAACACGAGTTATATGTTTGTTACAGGACCTAACGTAGTTAAAACCGTAACCAACGAAACCGTAACTAGTGAGGAGCTAGGAGGTGCAAGTACGCACGCTACAAAATCGGGGGTGGCACATACTACCTCAGCTAACGATGTAGCATGTTTGGAGGATATTAAAACCCTATTAAGTTACTTACCACAAAACAATAAAGAAACCGCTCCTAAATTGGGCTTCGAATTTAAAGATGAAATTAGAGAATCGTTATCTAACATTATACCTGATAGCGCTAACAAGCCTTACGATATGCACGAGGTTATTAGTGGTATTATTGACGAAGATTCTTTTTACGAAATACATAAAGATTTTGCCGAAAATATTATTGTAGGTTTCTCCCGCATTGGTGGCAGAAGCGTAGGTATTGTAGCCAACCAGCCGATGTATTTAGCAGGAGTACTGGATGTAAACAGCTCGACAAAAGCAGCACGTTTTACACGTTTTTGCGATGCGTTTAATATACCACTATTAGTATTGGTAGATGTACCTGGCTTTTTACCAGGAACCAACCAAGAGTGGAACGGTATTATAACACACGGCGCAAAACTACTATATGCATTGAGCGAGGCTACCGTGCCAAGAGTTACCGTTATTACCCGTAAAGCCTATGGCGGTGCGTACGATGTAATGAACTCAAAACACATTGGTGCCGATATGAATTTTGCATGGCCTACTGCCGAAATTGCCGTAATGGGAGCTAAGGGTGCCAGTGAAATCATCTTTAAGCGTGAAATTTCGGAAGCAGAAGACTCGGAAGCGAAACTATTAGAAAAAGAAGCGGAGTATGCCGATAAATTCGCGAATCCGTATCGCGCTGCACAACGTGGTTTTGTAGATGAAGTTATACTACCAAAAGATACCCGCAAAAAACTAATAAAAGCGTTTAGCATGCTGGAGCATAAAGCCGTTGTACGACCCGACCGTAAACACGGTAATATTCCATTATAA